In a single window of the Acyrthosiphon pisum isolate AL4f chromosome X, pea_aphid_22Mar2018_4r6ur, whole genome shotgun sequence genome:
- the LOC100574094 gene encoding uncharacterized protein K02A2.6-like isoform X1, producing MVPTKIYNFEFSTTTLPLRKSQQSKQLIMALVIDPFLFVKMQLPQLELTAEDIAFATKNDPELIKLHKKILLHSNKYGSYWIRDGCILFGTRIRIPKMLQNYILEYIHIEHVGTIKMIALALSYCVYWPSIDKDIENLVRNCLPCIEIRLAPNKEILHNWVAPKEPWERIHIDYAGPFMDNLFLLVVDEYSLWPEVFISNSSSASSTIEKLKLLFSSFGQPRVLVSDNVSSFMGEEFQTFLKSFGIKHCTGVPYNSKSYDNVVRFIFALKHALIELKGQVSYEQDKLNTLLFTCRRSPIISNIESPANLFLGRDLRSNLDFLKSPAIKNKVMKNENNIRDATPSQLFHFGQKIAVFNNVNGFIINADTSKYLTVMVNGRLIRRHVDKVIPLPVIKSFSRIQKDTQLVQPEKLKRSIKPIKRLICNI from the exons ATGGTACCAACGA aaatttacaattttgaattttcaactaCTACTCTACCACTCAGAAAATCTCAGCAAAGCAAACAGCTAATAATGGCACTGGTCATCGATCcatttttatttgtcaaaatGCAATTACCTCAACTTGAACTGACGGCTGAGGACATAGCCTTTGCAACAAAAAATGACCCAGAATTGATAaagttgcataaaaaaatacttctaCATTCAAACAAATATGGTAGTTATTGGATACGTGATGGATGCATTCTATTTGGCACACGGATTAGGATTCCAAAAatgttacaaaattatattttagaatatattcatATAGAACATGTAGGTACAATTAAGATGATAGCATTAGCACTTTCATATTGTGTCTACTGGCCAAGTATTGATAAAGACATTGAAAATCTTGTAAGAAATTGTCTTCCATGCATCGAAATACGACTTGCGCCAAATAAAGAAATTCTGCATAATTGGGTGGCTCCCAAGGAACCCTGGGAAAGAATACATATTGATTATGCTGGTCCATTTATggacaatttgtttttattggttGTTGATGAATATTCTCTGTGGCCAGAAGTTTTTATCTCAAATTCTTCATCTGCATCAAGCACTattgaaaagttaaaattattgttttctagtTTTGGTCAACCCAGAGTTCTTGTTAGTGATAATGTATCCTCGTTTATGGGAGAAGAATTTCAGACTTTTTTGAAAAGTTTTGGTATAAAACACTGTACAGGTGTTCCTTACAATTCAAAATCATATGACAATGTGGTAAGATTTATATTCGCCTTGAAACACGCGCTCATAGAACTTAAAGGTCAGGTCAGTTATGAACAAGATAAACTGAATACATTACTGTTCACGTGCAGACGTTCACCGATCATATCTAATATAGAGAGTCCAGCAAATTTGTTTTTAGGACGAGATTTAAGATCTAACCTGGACTTCCTCAAATCACCGGCAATTAAGAACAAAGTCatgaaaaacgaaaataatataagagatGCAACTCCATCTCAATTATTCCACTTTGGTCAAAAAATAgctgtatttaataatgtaaatggatttataattaatgcaGATACCTCAAAATATCTGACAGTTATGGTGAATGGAAGATTGATTCGCCGTCATGTTGATAAAGTGATTCCTTTACCAGTCATTAAATCATTTTCAAGGATTCAAAAAGACACACAACTGGTTCAACCTGAGAAGCTAAAGAGATCAATCAAACCGATAAAAcgtttaatttgtaatatataa
- the LOC100574094 gene encoding uncharacterized protein K02A2.6-like isoform X2 — MALVIDPFLFVKMQLPQLELTAEDIAFATKNDPELIKLHKKILLHSNKYGSYWIRDGCILFGTRIRIPKMLQNYILEYIHIEHVGTIKMIALALSYCVYWPSIDKDIENLVRNCLPCIEIRLAPNKEILHNWVAPKEPWERIHIDYAGPFMDNLFLLVVDEYSLWPEVFISNSSSASSTIEKLKLLFSSFGQPRVLVSDNVSSFMGEEFQTFLKSFGIKHCTGVPYNSKSYDNVVRFIFALKHALIELKGQVSYEQDKLNTLLFTCRRSPIISNIESPANLFLGRDLRSNLDFLKSPAIKNKVMKNENNIRDATPSQLFHFGQKIAVFNNVNGFIINADTSKYLTVMVNGRLIRRHVDKVIPLPVIKSFSRIQKDTQLVQPEKLKRSIKPIKRLICNI; from the coding sequence ATGGCACTGGTCATCGATCcatttttatttgtcaaaatGCAATTACCTCAACTTGAACTGACGGCTGAGGACATAGCCTTTGCAACAAAAAATGACCCAGAATTGATAaagttgcataaaaaaatacttctaCATTCAAACAAATATGGTAGTTATTGGATACGTGATGGATGCATTCTATTTGGCACACGGATTAGGATTCCAAAAatgttacaaaattatattttagaatatattcatATAGAACATGTAGGTACAATTAAGATGATAGCATTAGCACTTTCATATTGTGTCTACTGGCCAAGTATTGATAAAGACATTGAAAATCTTGTAAGAAATTGTCTTCCATGCATCGAAATACGACTTGCGCCAAATAAAGAAATTCTGCATAATTGGGTGGCTCCCAAGGAACCCTGGGAAAGAATACATATTGATTATGCTGGTCCATTTATggacaatttgtttttattggttGTTGATGAATATTCTCTGTGGCCAGAAGTTTTTATCTCAAATTCTTCATCTGCATCAAGCACTattgaaaagttaaaattattgttttctagtTTTGGTCAACCCAGAGTTCTTGTTAGTGATAATGTATCCTCGTTTATGGGAGAAGAATTTCAGACTTTTTTGAAAAGTTTTGGTATAAAACACTGTACAGGTGTTCCTTACAATTCAAAATCATATGACAATGTGGTAAGATTTATATTCGCCTTGAAACACGCGCTCATAGAACTTAAAGGTCAGGTCAGTTATGAACAAGATAAACTGAATACATTACTGTTCACGTGCAGACGTTCACCGATCATATCTAATATAGAGAGTCCAGCAAATTTGTTTTTAGGACGAGATTTAAGATCTAACCTGGACTTCCTCAAATCACCGGCAATTAAGAACAAAGTCatgaaaaacgaaaataatataagagatGCAACTCCATCTCAATTATTCCACTTTGGTCAAAAAATAgctgtatttaataatgtaaatggatttataattaatgcaGATACCTCAAAATATCTGACAGTTATGGTGAATGGAAGATTGATTCGCCGTCATGTTGATAAAGTGATTCCTTTACCAGTCATTAAATCATTTTCAAGGATTCAAAAAGACACACAACTGGTTCAACCTGAGAAGCTAAAGAGATCAATCAAACCGATAAAAcgtttaatttgtaatatataa
- the LOC100161785 gene encoding ral guanine nucleotide dissociation stimulator-like 1 isoform X2 translates to MNFDAETSQPTWKLWGEEREEGAVYTIYLKKVRYQNPTKTLLLESDDERSHLEWETIRVKFIKAGTIEKLVNSLASDDGELESTFVNIFLATYRTFASPHHVLSLLIESIMQFQPYIACLLFSLQGYEYLVNNKEALSESMIDPHKKTVVSALHVWLDSYPEDFRDPPLHTCLRCLHSFTFTYLPKTELHIKATYRLERFLKECKQLDTTTFISDDYDLVIANSPHSPYNFPNIAERHFAEQLTRMDRDVLRSMVAHQCLGAVWSKNKRAGSAPTVLATIDQFNAVSLRVISTVILAINSDRPHVIETWIDIAQELRVLKNFSSLKAIISGLQSNSVFRLKKTWHSVPRDKVELFQELARIFSEDNNQWAQRKLLIREGTAKFADTFGHNDRHLQKIIQKQQSTMSLNIGTIPYLGTFLTDLTMIDAATPDLLPDGLINFDKKRKEFEVLAQIKLLQGAANSYNIIEDSVFDQWFHSILVLDDREAFRISCQIEPSDHIPSSCANSIIGTGKKQKYINYEHKKNDSISSNCSSKSLYGLSDDGLHSPNNSLDKQDSLLDLSSSSSSYSLQSFDMSLNGSNNTNILVKNSANNSTFNTSSDFYIIRITVDADNVETDGVVLYKSIMLSNNERTPQVIRNAMLKFCIDDDPENYTLSQVLPDKEMILPMTANVYYAVNTEYDLNFLLRKKTWKNNTIPKK, encoded by the exons ATGAATTTTGATGCCGAAACCTCG caGCCAACATGGAAATTATGGGGTGAAGAAAGAGAAGAAGGTGCTGtctacacaatttatttaaaaaaagtgcgGTACCAAAATCCTACAAAAACATTACTGTTG GAATCTGATGATGAACGATCGCATTTAGAATGGGAGACGATCAGAGTAAAGTTCATTAAAGCTGGAACAATAGAGAAGTTGGTTAATAGCTTAGCATCAGATGACGGTGAATTAGAATCCACATTTGTGAATATATTTCTTGCCACCTATAGAACTTTTGCATCACCTCATCATGTTTTGTCATTATTAATTGaaag TATAATGCAGTTTCAACCTTACATTGCATGCTTACTCTTTAGTCTCCAGGG atATGAGTATTTGGTAAACAACAAAGAAGCTTTATCAGAATCAATGATCGATCcacataaaaa gactGTTGTATCTGCATTACATGTTTGGTTGGATTCATATCCTGAAGACTTTCGTGATCCACCTTTACACACTTGTTTACGATGTTTACATTCCTTTACTTTTACATATTTGCCAAAAACTGAACTTCACATAAAAGCAACTTATAGACTTGAACGATTCCTTAAAGAATGTAAACAATTAG ACACTACTACATTTATTAGTGATGATTATGACTTAGTTATTGCCAATTCTCCACATTCTCCTTACAATTTTCCTAACATAGCGGAAAGGCATTTTGCTGAGCAGTTGACTCGAATGGACcgt gatGTCTTAAGAAGTATGGTTGCTCACCAATGTTTAGGTGCAGTTTGGTCTAAAAATAAAAGAGCAGGATCTGCACCTACAGTCCTCGCTACAATTGATCAATTCAACGCTGTGTCACTAAGAGTTATCAGTACTGTGATATTGGCAATCAATTCAGATAGACCACATGTTATTGAAACTTGGATTGACATTGCTCAA gaattAAGAGTGCTTAAGAATTTTTCCTCATTAAAAGCAATTATATCTGGCTTACAATCCAATTCAGTATTTAGATTAAAGAAAACATGGCATTCGGTTCCTCGAGACAAG GTCGAATTGTTTCAAGAACTTGCACGGATATTTAGTGAAGATAATAATCAGTGGGCGCaacgaaaattattaataagagaAGGTACAGCAAAATTTGCTGACACATTTGGACATAATGATagacatttacaaaaaattattcaaaagcaACAAAGTACAATGAGT tTAAACATTGGAACTATACCGTACTTAGGGACATTTCTAACTGATTTGACCATGATTGATGCTGCAACTCCTGATCTCTTGCCTGATGgtctaattaattttgataaaaaaagaaaagagtTTGAAGTATTAGCTcaa ATTAAGCTTCTTCAAGGGGCAGCAAATTCATATAACATAATTGAGGATTCAGTATTTGATCAATGGTTTCATTCCATTTTAGTTTTGGATGATAGAGAAGCATTCAGAATTTCTTGTCAAATAGAACCATCAGATCATATACCATCATCGTGTGCGAATTCAATAATAGGAACTGGAAAGAAACAaaagtatattaa ttatgAACATAAAAAGAATGATTCAATTTCAAGTAATTGTAGCAGCAAAAGCTTGTATGGATTATCCGATGATGGTTTGCACTCACCAAATAACTCTTTAGATAAacag GATTCATTGCTAGACCTATCTTCTTCGTCAAGTAGCTATTCTTTGCAATCTTTTGACATGTCACTAAATGGAAGCAATAACACTAATATCTTAGTTAAAAATAGTGCCAATAACTCAACATTTAACACTTCgtctgatttttatattattcgaataacGGTTGATGCTGATAATGTGGAGACTGATg gggttgtattatacaaaagtaTTATGTTGAGTAACAATGAACGTACACCACAAGTTATTAGAAACGCTATGCTGAAATTTTGTATTGATGATGACCCAGAAAACTACACCCTATCTCAAGTTTTACCTGATAAAG aaaTGATTTTACCAATGACAGCCAATGTATATTATGCAGTAAATACAGAATATGATTTGAACTTTTTGCTACGTAAAAAAACATGGAAAAACAACACAATTcctaaaaaatga
- the LOC100161785 gene encoding ral guanine nucleotide dissociation stimulator-like 1 isoform X3 gives MNFDAETSQPTWKLWGEEREEGAVYTIYLKKVRYQNPTKTLLLESDDERSHLEWETIRVKFIKAGTIEKLVNSLASDDGELESTFVNIFLATYRTFASPHHVLSLLIESIMQFQPYIACLLFSLQGYEYLVNNKEALSESMIDPHKKTVVSALHVWLDSYPEDFRDPPLHTCLRCLHSFTFTYLPKTELHIKATYRLERFLKECKQLDTTTFISDDYDLVIANSPHSPYNFPNIAERHFAEQLTRMDRDVLRSMVAHQCLGAVWSKNKRAGSAPTVLATIDQFNAVSLRVISTVILAINSDRPHVIETWIDIAQELRVLKNFSSLKAIISGLQSNSVFRLKKTWHSVPRDKVELFQELARIFSEDNNQWAQRKLLIREGTAKFADTFGHNDRHLQKIIQKQQSTMSKLNIGTIPYLGTFLTDLTMIDAATPDLLPDGLINFDKKRKEFEVLAQIKLLQGAANSYNIIEDSVFDQWFHSILVLDDREAFRISCQIEPSDHIPSSCANSIIGTGKKQNYEHKKNDSISSNCSSKSLYGLSDDGLHSPNNSLDKQDSLLDLSSSSSSYSLQSFDMSLNGSNNTNILVKNSANNSTFNTSSDFYIIRITVDADNVETDGVVLYKSIMLSNNERTPQVIRNAMLKFCIDDDPENYTLSQVLPDKEMILPMTANVYYAVNTEYDLNFLLRKKTWKNNTIPKK, from the exons ATGAATTTTGATGCCGAAACCTCG caGCCAACATGGAAATTATGGGGTGAAGAAAGAGAAGAAGGTGCTGtctacacaatttatttaaaaaaagtgcgGTACCAAAATCCTACAAAAACATTACTGTTG GAATCTGATGATGAACGATCGCATTTAGAATGGGAGACGATCAGAGTAAAGTTCATTAAAGCTGGAACAATAGAGAAGTTGGTTAATAGCTTAGCATCAGATGACGGTGAATTAGAATCCACATTTGTGAATATATTTCTTGCCACCTATAGAACTTTTGCATCACCTCATCATGTTTTGTCATTATTAATTGaaag TATAATGCAGTTTCAACCTTACATTGCATGCTTACTCTTTAGTCTCCAGGG atATGAGTATTTGGTAAACAACAAAGAAGCTTTATCAGAATCAATGATCGATCcacataaaaa gactGTTGTATCTGCATTACATGTTTGGTTGGATTCATATCCTGAAGACTTTCGTGATCCACCTTTACACACTTGTTTACGATGTTTACATTCCTTTACTTTTACATATTTGCCAAAAACTGAACTTCACATAAAAGCAACTTATAGACTTGAACGATTCCTTAAAGAATGTAAACAATTAG ACACTACTACATTTATTAGTGATGATTATGACTTAGTTATTGCCAATTCTCCACATTCTCCTTACAATTTTCCTAACATAGCGGAAAGGCATTTTGCTGAGCAGTTGACTCGAATGGACcgt gatGTCTTAAGAAGTATGGTTGCTCACCAATGTTTAGGTGCAGTTTGGTCTAAAAATAAAAGAGCAGGATCTGCACCTACAGTCCTCGCTACAATTGATCAATTCAACGCTGTGTCACTAAGAGTTATCAGTACTGTGATATTGGCAATCAATTCAGATAGACCACATGTTATTGAAACTTGGATTGACATTGCTCAA gaattAAGAGTGCTTAAGAATTTTTCCTCATTAAAAGCAATTATATCTGGCTTACAATCCAATTCAGTATTTAGATTAAAGAAAACATGGCATTCGGTTCCTCGAGACAAG GTCGAATTGTTTCAAGAACTTGCACGGATATTTAGTGAAGATAATAATCAGTGGGCGCaacgaaaattattaataagagaAGGTACAGCAAAATTTGCTGACACATTTGGACATAATGATagacatttacaaaaaattattcaaaagcaACAAAGTACAATGAGT aagtTAAACATTGGAACTATACCGTACTTAGGGACATTTCTAACTGATTTGACCATGATTGATGCTGCAACTCCTGATCTCTTGCCTGATGgtctaattaattttgataaaaaaagaaaagagtTTGAAGTATTAGCTcaa ATTAAGCTTCTTCAAGGGGCAGCAAATTCATATAACATAATTGAGGATTCAGTATTTGATCAATGGTTTCATTCCATTTTAGTTTTGGATGATAGAGAAGCATTCAGAATTTCTTGTCAAATAGAACCATCAGATCATATACCATCATCGTGTGCGAATTCAATAATAGGAACTGGAAAGAAACAaaa ttatgAACATAAAAAGAATGATTCAATTTCAAGTAATTGTAGCAGCAAAAGCTTGTATGGATTATCCGATGATGGTTTGCACTCACCAAATAACTCTTTAGATAAacag GATTCATTGCTAGACCTATCTTCTTCGTCAAGTAGCTATTCTTTGCAATCTTTTGACATGTCACTAAATGGAAGCAATAACACTAATATCTTAGTTAAAAATAGTGCCAATAACTCAACATTTAACACTTCgtctgatttttatattattcgaataacGGTTGATGCTGATAATGTGGAGACTGATg gggttgtattatacaaaagtaTTATGTTGAGTAACAATGAACGTACACCACAAGTTATTAGAAACGCTATGCTGAAATTTTGTATTGATGATGACCCAGAAAACTACACCCTATCTCAAGTTTTACCTGATAAAG aaaTGATTTTACCAATGACAGCCAATGTATATTATGCAGTAAATACAGAATATGATTTGAACTTTTTGCTACGTAAAAAAACATGGAAAAACAACACAATTcctaaaaaatga
- the LOC100161785 gene encoding ral guanine nucleotide dissociation stimulator-like 1 isoform X1 has protein sequence MNFDAETSQPTWKLWGEEREEGAVYTIYLKKVRYQNPTKTLLLESDDERSHLEWETIRVKFIKAGTIEKLVNSLASDDGELESTFVNIFLATYRTFASPHHVLSLLIESIMQFQPYIACLLFSLQGYEYLVNNKEALSESMIDPHKKTVVSALHVWLDSYPEDFRDPPLHTCLRCLHSFTFTYLPKTELHIKATYRLERFLKECKQLDTTTFISDDYDLVIANSPHSPYNFPNIAERHFAEQLTRMDRDVLRSMVAHQCLGAVWSKNKRAGSAPTVLATIDQFNAVSLRVISTVILAINSDRPHVIETWIDIAQELRVLKNFSSLKAIISGLQSNSVFRLKKTWHSVPRDKVELFQELARIFSEDNNQWAQRKLLIREGTAKFADTFGHNDRHLQKIIQKQQSTMSKLNIGTIPYLGTFLTDLTMIDAATPDLLPDGLINFDKKRKEFEVLAQIKLLQGAANSYNIIEDSVFDQWFHSILVLDDREAFRISCQIEPSDHIPSSCANSIIGTGKKQKYINYEHKKNDSISSNCSSKSLYGLSDDGLHSPNNSLDKQDSLLDLSSSSSSYSLQSFDMSLNGSNNTNILVKNSANNSTFNTSSDFYIIRITVDADNVETDGVVLYKSIMLSNNERTPQVIRNAMLKFCIDDDPENYTLSQVLPDKEMILPMTANVYYAVNTEYDLNFLLRKKTWKNNTIPKK, from the exons ATGAATTTTGATGCCGAAACCTCG caGCCAACATGGAAATTATGGGGTGAAGAAAGAGAAGAAGGTGCTGtctacacaatttatttaaaaaaagtgcgGTACCAAAATCCTACAAAAACATTACTGTTG GAATCTGATGATGAACGATCGCATTTAGAATGGGAGACGATCAGAGTAAAGTTCATTAAAGCTGGAACAATAGAGAAGTTGGTTAATAGCTTAGCATCAGATGACGGTGAATTAGAATCCACATTTGTGAATATATTTCTTGCCACCTATAGAACTTTTGCATCACCTCATCATGTTTTGTCATTATTAATTGaaag TATAATGCAGTTTCAACCTTACATTGCATGCTTACTCTTTAGTCTCCAGGG atATGAGTATTTGGTAAACAACAAAGAAGCTTTATCAGAATCAATGATCGATCcacataaaaa gactGTTGTATCTGCATTACATGTTTGGTTGGATTCATATCCTGAAGACTTTCGTGATCCACCTTTACACACTTGTTTACGATGTTTACATTCCTTTACTTTTACATATTTGCCAAAAACTGAACTTCACATAAAAGCAACTTATAGACTTGAACGATTCCTTAAAGAATGTAAACAATTAG ACACTACTACATTTATTAGTGATGATTATGACTTAGTTATTGCCAATTCTCCACATTCTCCTTACAATTTTCCTAACATAGCGGAAAGGCATTTTGCTGAGCAGTTGACTCGAATGGACcgt gatGTCTTAAGAAGTATGGTTGCTCACCAATGTTTAGGTGCAGTTTGGTCTAAAAATAAAAGAGCAGGATCTGCACCTACAGTCCTCGCTACAATTGATCAATTCAACGCTGTGTCACTAAGAGTTATCAGTACTGTGATATTGGCAATCAATTCAGATAGACCACATGTTATTGAAACTTGGATTGACATTGCTCAA gaattAAGAGTGCTTAAGAATTTTTCCTCATTAAAAGCAATTATATCTGGCTTACAATCCAATTCAGTATTTAGATTAAAGAAAACATGGCATTCGGTTCCTCGAGACAAG GTCGAATTGTTTCAAGAACTTGCACGGATATTTAGTGAAGATAATAATCAGTGGGCGCaacgaaaattattaataagagaAGGTACAGCAAAATTTGCTGACACATTTGGACATAATGATagacatttacaaaaaattattcaaaagcaACAAAGTACAATGAGT aagtTAAACATTGGAACTATACCGTACTTAGGGACATTTCTAACTGATTTGACCATGATTGATGCTGCAACTCCTGATCTCTTGCCTGATGgtctaattaattttgataaaaaaagaaaagagtTTGAAGTATTAGCTcaa ATTAAGCTTCTTCAAGGGGCAGCAAATTCATATAACATAATTGAGGATTCAGTATTTGATCAATGGTTTCATTCCATTTTAGTTTTGGATGATAGAGAAGCATTCAGAATTTCTTGTCAAATAGAACCATCAGATCATATACCATCATCGTGTGCGAATTCAATAATAGGAACTGGAAAGAAACAaaagtatattaa ttatgAACATAAAAAGAATGATTCAATTTCAAGTAATTGTAGCAGCAAAAGCTTGTATGGATTATCCGATGATGGTTTGCACTCACCAAATAACTCTTTAGATAAacag GATTCATTGCTAGACCTATCTTCTTCGTCAAGTAGCTATTCTTTGCAATCTTTTGACATGTCACTAAATGGAAGCAATAACACTAATATCTTAGTTAAAAATAGTGCCAATAACTCAACATTTAACACTTCgtctgatttttatattattcgaataacGGTTGATGCTGATAATGTGGAGACTGATg gggttgtattatacaaaagtaTTATGTTGAGTAACAATGAACGTACACCACAAGTTATTAGAAACGCTATGCTGAAATTTTGTATTGATGATGACCCAGAAAACTACACCCTATCTCAAGTTTTACCTGATAAAG aaaTGATTTTACCAATGACAGCCAATGTATATTATGCAGTAAATACAGAATATGATTTGAACTTTTTGCTACGTAAAAAAACATGGAAAAACAACACAATTcctaaaaaatga
- the LOC100161785 gene encoding ral guanine nucleotide dissociation stimulator-like 1 isoform X4 has protein sequence MNFDAETSQPTWKLWGEEREEGAVYTIYLKKVRYQNPTKTLLLESDDERSHLEWETIRVKFIKAGTIEKLVNSLASDDGELESTFVNIFLATYRTFASPHHVLSLLIERYEYLVNNKEALSESMIDPHKKTVVSALHVWLDSYPEDFRDPPLHTCLRCLHSFTFTYLPKTELHIKATYRLERFLKECKQLDTTTFISDDYDLVIANSPHSPYNFPNIAERHFAEQLTRMDRDVLRSMVAHQCLGAVWSKNKRAGSAPTVLATIDQFNAVSLRVISTVILAINSDRPHVIETWIDIAQELRVLKNFSSLKAIISGLQSNSVFRLKKTWHSVPRDKVELFQELARIFSEDNNQWAQRKLLIREGTAKFADTFGHNDRHLQKIIQKQQSTMSKLNIGTIPYLGTFLTDLTMIDAATPDLLPDGLINFDKKRKEFEVLAQIKLLQGAANSYNIIEDSVFDQWFHSILVLDDREAFRISCQIEPSDHIPSSCANSIIGTGKKQKYINYEHKKNDSISSNCSSKSLYGLSDDGLHSPNNSLDKQDSLLDLSSSSSSYSLQSFDMSLNGSNNTNILVKNSANNSTFNTSSDFYIIRITVDADNVETDGVVLYKSIMLSNNERTPQVIRNAMLKFCIDDDPENYTLSQVLPDKEMILPMTANVYYAVNTEYDLNFLLRKKTWKNNTIPKK, from the exons ATGAATTTTGATGCCGAAACCTCG caGCCAACATGGAAATTATGGGGTGAAGAAAGAGAAGAAGGTGCTGtctacacaatttatttaaaaaaagtgcgGTACCAAAATCCTACAAAAACATTACTGTTG GAATCTGATGATGAACGATCGCATTTAGAATGGGAGACGATCAGAGTAAAGTTCATTAAAGCTGGAACAATAGAGAAGTTGGTTAATAGCTTAGCATCAGATGACGGTGAATTAGAATCCACATTTGTGAATATATTTCTTGCCACCTATAGAACTTTTGCATCACCTCATCATGTTTTGTCATTATTAATTGaaag atATGAGTATTTGGTAAACAACAAAGAAGCTTTATCAGAATCAATGATCGATCcacataaaaa gactGTTGTATCTGCATTACATGTTTGGTTGGATTCATATCCTGAAGACTTTCGTGATCCACCTTTACACACTTGTTTACGATGTTTACATTCCTTTACTTTTACATATTTGCCAAAAACTGAACTTCACATAAAAGCAACTTATAGACTTGAACGATTCCTTAAAGAATGTAAACAATTAG ACACTACTACATTTATTAGTGATGATTATGACTTAGTTATTGCCAATTCTCCACATTCTCCTTACAATTTTCCTAACATAGCGGAAAGGCATTTTGCTGAGCAGTTGACTCGAATGGACcgt gatGTCTTAAGAAGTATGGTTGCTCACCAATGTTTAGGTGCAGTTTGGTCTAAAAATAAAAGAGCAGGATCTGCACCTACAGTCCTCGCTACAATTGATCAATTCAACGCTGTGTCACTAAGAGTTATCAGTACTGTGATATTGGCAATCAATTCAGATAGACCACATGTTATTGAAACTTGGATTGACATTGCTCAA gaattAAGAGTGCTTAAGAATTTTTCCTCATTAAAAGCAATTATATCTGGCTTACAATCCAATTCAGTATTTAGATTAAAGAAAACATGGCATTCGGTTCCTCGAGACAAG GTCGAATTGTTTCAAGAACTTGCACGGATATTTAGTGAAGATAATAATCAGTGGGCGCaacgaaaattattaataagagaAGGTACAGCAAAATTTGCTGACACATTTGGACATAATGATagacatttacaaaaaattattcaaaagcaACAAAGTACAATGAGT aagtTAAACATTGGAACTATACCGTACTTAGGGACATTTCTAACTGATTTGACCATGATTGATGCTGCAACTCCTGATCTCTTGCCTGATGgtctaattaattttgataaaaaaagaaaagagtTTGAAGTATTAGCTcaa ATTAAGCTTCTTCAAGGGGCAGCAAATTCATATAACATAATTGAGGATTCAGTATTTGATCAATGGTTTCATTCCATTTTAGTTTTGGATGATAGAGAAGCATTCAGAATTTCTTGTCAAATAGAACCATCAGATCATATACCATCATCGTGTGCGAATTCAATAATAGGAACTGGAAAGAAACAaaagtatattaa ttatgAACATAAAAAGAATGATTCAATTTCAAGTAATTGTAGCAGCAAAAGCTTGTATGGATTATCCGATGATGGTTTGCACTCACCAAATAACTCTTTAGATAAacag GATTCATTGCTAGACCTATCTTCTTCGTCAAGTAGCTATTCTTTGCAATCTTTTGACATGTCACTAAATGGAAGCAATAACACTAATATCTTAGTTAAAAATAGTGCCAATAACTCAACATTTAACACTTCgtctgatttttatattattcgaataacGGTTGATGCTGATAATGTGGAGACTGATg gggttgtattatacaaaagtaTTATGTTGAGTAACAATGAACGTACACCACAAGTTATTAGAAACGCTATGCTGAAATTTTGTATTGATGATGACCCAGAAAACTACACCCTATCTCAAGTTTTACCTGATAAAG aaaTGATTTTACCAATGACAGCCAATGTATATTATGCAGTAAATACAGAATATGATTTGAACTTTTTGCTACGTAAAAAAACATGGAAAAACAACACAATTcctaaaaaatga